A window of Fictibacillus halophilus contains these coding sequences:
- a CDS encoding YutD family protein — protein sequence MITVGNYSYEVIEDVKEAFNEEQFKARYSEILHKYDYIVGDLGYEQLRLRGFFEDNHEKATFDTKISTLPEYIYEYCNFGCPYFVVKKVNP from the coding sequence TTGATTACAGTTGGTAATTATTCCTATGAAGTGATTGAAGATGTAAAAGAAGCCTTTAACGAGGAACAATTTAAAGCGCGCTATAGTGAAATCTTACATAAATACGATTATATTGTTGGTGATCTCGGCTACGAACAGCTTCGACTTCGTGGGTTCTTTGAAGACAATCATGAGAAGGCTACGTTTGATACGAAGATCAGCACATTGCCGGAATACATTTATGAATATTGTAATTTCGGTTGTCCGTATTTTGTAGTCAAAAAAGTAAACCCCTG
- the lipA gene encoding lipoyl synthase, producing the protein MAKKEEYVRKPEWLKIKLNTNENYKELKKMMREKKLHTVCEEAKCPNIHECWAVRKTATFMILGDICTRACRFCAVKTGLPTELDLQEPERVAESVEQMGLKHVVITAVARDDLKDGGAHVFAETVRAVRARNPFCSIEVLPSDMLGDFDALKTLMDAKPDIMNHNIETVRRLSPRVRARATYDRTMEFLRRAKEMNGNIPTKSSLMIGLGETWEEIVETMDDLRANNVDIMTIGQYLQPTKKHLKVQKYYTPDEFKELRDIAFSKGFKHCESGPLVRSSYHADEQVNAAAQNS; encoded by the coding sequence ATGGCAAAGAAAGAAGAATATGTACGTAAACCCGAGTGGTTAAAAATAAAGCTAAACACGAACGAAAATTATAAAGAACTCAAAAAGATGATGCGTGAGAAAAAGCTACATACGGTATGTGAAGAAGCTAAATGTCCTAACATCCATGAATGTTGGGCTGTTCGAAAAACAGCTACTTTTATGATTCTTGGAGACATCTGTACACGTGCTTGTCGTTTTTGTGCAGTAAAAACAGGATTACCAACAGAACTCGATCTACAGGAGCCAGAACGTGTAGCAGAATCTGTTGAACAAATGGGTCTGAAACACGTTGTAATCACGGCTGTTGCACGTGATGATCTTAAAGATGGCGGTGCTCATGTTTTTGCTGAAACCGTTCGTGCTGTTCGTGCTCGTAATCCATTCTGTTCCATTGAAGTATTGCCATCTGACATGTTAGGTGATTTTGATGCGCTCAAAACATTGATGGATGCCAAACCAGATATCATGAACCACAATATTGAAACGGTGAGACGTCTTTCTCCAAGAGTTCGTGCACGTGCAACGTATGATAGAACGATGGAGTTCTTGCGTCGTGCAAAGGAAATGAATGGTAACATTCCGACAAAATCAAGTCTTATGATCGGATTAGGCGAGACGTGGGAAGAAATTGTTGAAACGATGGATGACCTACGTGCAAATAATGTAGATATTATGACGATCGGACAATATCTACAACCAACTAAAAAACATTTAAAAGTACAAAAATACTATACACCAGATGAATTTAAAGAACTTCGTGATATCGCGTTCTCTAAAGGATTCAAGCATTGTGAGTCCGGGCCGCTAGTACGTTCTTCTTACCATGCGGATGAGCAAGTAAACGCAGCTGCACAAAACAGCTAA
- a CDS encoding YhcN/YlaJ family sporulation lipoprotein, whose protein sequence is MKKLGMFLLIGLMLAGCGGADQKKMGQEYKFSKTNVKDENRIGNNMNYGDFGYMRHMSGDKVKTGNAVPYLNRQKLADMISDMVLQLPNIKDVGTLVTDEEVLIGYKTTNKDRNAAADQVKMTGFSVVPRYYHVYVSDEKGMIDKIEQYQSLNNDTEQIEGIMDQLILQMKKAPQGKKWNYGENENGEMNGETNNMRGEMEGK, encoded by the coding sequence GTGAAAAAACTAGGAATGTTCTTATTGATCGGCTTAATGCTTGCTGGATGTGGCGGCGCTGATCAAAAAAAGATGGGGCAAGAATATAAATTTTCTAAAACGAATGTAAAAGATGAGAATCGAATTGGCAACAACATGAATTATGGGGACTTTGGATATATGCGTCATATGTCGGGGGACAAAGTAAAAACAGGAAATGCGGTTCCATACTTAAATCGTCAAAAACTTGCCGACATGATCTCTGACATGGTCCTTCAATTACCAAATATTAAAGATGTCGGTACTTTGGTTACAGATGAAGAGGTTCTAATCGGCTACAAAACAACGAATAAGGACCGAAACGCAGCTGCTGATCAAGTAAAGATGACTGGTTTTTCTGTCGTACCAAGGTATTATCACGTTTACGTATCTGATGAAAAAGGAATGATCGATAAGATTGAACAATATCAATCCTTAAACAATGATACGGAACAGATCGAAGGCATCATGGACCAGCTGATTCTACAAATGAAAAAAGCGCCTCAAGGTAAGAAGTGGAACTATGGGGAAAATGAAAACGGGGAAATGAACGGGGAAACGAACAATATGCGTGGAGAAATGGAAGGCAAATAA
- a CDS encoding M23 family metallopeptidase, producing the protein MRKFTVLFLTLTALLITFLPESRSTAAERFTKEDVERLSLYKKMESVTLIPWHYFAGVDQYERSVRKARRDLPARKGLVGIYFSPLQWSGPINPTMDDTNPERISMFGGIGKDGNNDGIADRNNDEDILYTFSEIIQKHGHDIENFRIGLWSYYQRDKAVDIIMENAKIYETYGTVSLDKHSFIVPLRSNYSYRSTWGDRRGFGGLRIHEGTDIFADYGVPVKAVSYGIVEIKGWNRFGGWRIGVRDINNVYHYYAHLGSFNKAIEKGSIVEPGTVLGYVGSSGYGPPGTSGKFPPHLHFGMYRDNGYTEWAFDPYPYLKAWERQERINNRRR; encoded by the coding sequence ATGAGGAAATTTACTGTCCTGTTCCTCACTCTGACAGCCCTTCTAATAACCTTTCTTCCGGAAAGCAGGAGCACGGCAGCAGAGCGATTTACGAAAGAAGATGTGGAAAGGCTTAGCCTCTATAAAAAAATGGAGTCCGTCACTCTCATTCCATGGCATTACTTTGCAGGTGTAGACCAATACGAAAGAAGCGTAAGAAAAGCGAGAAGAGATCTACCTGCCAGAAAAGGATTAGTCGGCATTTATTTTTCTCCCTTACAATGGTCTGGACCTATAAACCCAACGATGGACGATACGAACCCTGAACGAATCTCCATGTTTGGAGGCATCGGAAAAGACGGGAACAACGACGGAATTGCTGATCGAAACAACGATGAAGACATTTTATATACATTTAGTGAGATCATTCAAAAGCATGGGCATGATATAGAAAATTTTAGAATCGGCCTTTGGAGCTATTACCAGCGTGATAAAGCCGTAGATATTATTATGGAAAACGCGAAGATCTATGAGACCTATGGAACTGTTTCTCTAGACAAACACAGCTTTATCGTTCCATTAAGATCAAACTATAGCTATCGAAGCACATGGGGTGACCGTCGTGGATTTGGTGGCTTACGAATTCATGAAGGTACAGATATTTTTGCGGATTACGGGGTTCCTGTAAAAGCCGTTTCGTACGGAATCGTTGAGATCAAGGGGTGGAACCGTTTTGGCGGATGGAGAATCGGTGTCCGTGATATCAATAATGTGTATCATTATTACGCCCATTTAGGCAGCTTCAATAAAGCAATCGAGAAAGGGTCTATCGTTGAACCCGGAACGGTGCTTGGCTATGTAGGCAGCTCTGGGTACGGTCCTCCCGGAACATCAGGGAAATTCCCTCCTCACCTACACTTTGGCATGTACCGTGACAACGGATATACGGAATGGGCATTCGATCCTTACCCTTATTTAAAAGCATGGGAACGTCAGGAGCGTATTAACAACAGGCGAAGATAA